A genomic stretch from Achromobacter spanius includes:
- a CDS encoding APC family permease encodes MDATVVLVGVVIGIGIFGFPPLVAQHAASEAMYIALWCAGGFVMLVGALCYAELGSAYPGAGGEYLYLTRAWGARVGLLFAWARCTVIQTGAIAVVAYIYGDYAQRLLPLGTYGPALHAAISVAALTGLNVVGTRHSKRLQWVFTLLTLVALGAVLLASLSGAGGGGLEPVAPTPLAGNPAGLMGMGMVFVLLTYGGWNEAAYLSGELREPGRNMSRVLLIGTAVVTGAYLLTNLALLEIFGLQGLRDTPALGADVMQLAAGPYAAALLSLMICGTALSTINGTIITGARVYYALGRDVPKLRALSGWSARNETPVAALLVQGAITLALVGLGAFSQNSVQTLVAYTAPVFWIFMLLVAASVWRLRQLDPDRPRPFRVPFYPLPPLLLGLTCAGLVYSSAVYAGAGALIGLAVLAAGVPMLRLLKPARLPD; translated from the coding sequence ATGGACGCCACCGTGGTGCTGGTGGGCGTGGTCATCGGCATCGGCATCTTTGGCTTTCCGCCGCTGGTTGCCCAGCACGCCGCGTCCGAGGCCATGTATATCGCGCTGTGGTGCGCGGGCGGCTTCGTGATGTTGGTGGGGGCGTTGTGCTACGCGGAACTGGGCTCGGCCTACCCCGGCGCGGGGGGCGAATACCTGTACCTGACCCGCGCCTGGGGCGCGCGCGTGGGCTTGTTGTTTGCCTGGGCGCGTTGCACGGTGATCCAGACCGGCGCCATTGCGGTGGTGGCATACATCTACGGCGACTACGCGCAGCGCCTGCTGCCACTGGGCACGTACGGTCCCGCCTTGCATGCGGCGATTTCGGTGGCGGCGCTGACGGGGCTGAACGTCGTGGGGACGCGCCATTCCAAGCGGCTGCAATGGGTCTTTACGCTGCTGACGCTAGTGGCCTTGGGGGCGGTGCTGCTAGCCAGCCTGTCGGGTGCGGGCGGCGGCGGACTCGAACCCGTGGCGCCCACGCCGCTTGCCGGCAACCCAGCCGGGCTGATGGGCATGGGCATGGTGTTTGTTCTGCTGACCTACGGCGGGTGGAACGAAGCCGCGTATCTCAGCGGTGAACTGCGCGAACCCGGACGCAACATGAGCCGGGTACTGCTGATCGGCACGGCGGTCGTGACCGGCGCCTATCTGCTGACGAACCTTGCCTTGCTGGAGATTTTCGGGCTGCAAGGCCTGCGTGACACCCCGGCGCTGGGCGCCGACGTCATGCAATTGGCCGCCGGCCCCTACGCGGCCGCCCTGCTCAGCCTGATGATTTGCGGCACGGCGCTCAGCACCATCAACGGCACCATCATTACCGGCGCCCGCGTGTACTACGCGCTCGGGCGCGACGTGCCCAAGCTGCGCGCCCTGTCGGGCTGGAGCGCGCGCAATGAAACCCCCGTGGCCGCGCTGTTGGTCCAGGGCGCCATCACGCTGGCCCTGGTCGGGCTGGGCGCCTTCAGCCAGAACAGCGTGCAAACGCTGGTGGCCTACACCGCGCCGGTGTTCTGGATTTTCATGCTGTTGGTGGCGGCTTCCGTCTGGCGCCTGCGGCAGTTGGACCCTGATCGCCCCAGGCCGTTTCGTGTGCCGTTCTACCCCCTGCCGCCGTTGTTGCTGGGCCTGACCTGCGCGGGCCTGGTCTATTCCAGCGCCGTGTATGCGGGGGCTGGCGCGTTGATCGGGCTGGCGGTGCTGGCGGCCGGCGTACCGATGTTGCGATTGCTGAAACCCGCCCGATTGCCAGATTGA
- a CDS encoding S66 peptidase family protein — MPALRPGARIAIVAPASAALNASDDAAEWLEARGYVAQVMPASRTRLNPPYDYLAGSDGDRLADLHAAFADPDVGAVWCLQGGFGSWRLLDQLDVGLLRRHPKPFIGYSDITALHLAMQRHVGFVTFHGPMLAQDLLAGKREPTESSVLAMVSGQMGPGAWIAPPPDALATELVPGVASGRLVGGNLALIAAMTGTRNDIDTRDAILFIEDVNEAIPRVDRLLGQLAAVGKFDGVRGLLVGNFTRLRGQMDDAEAQGLLYPLILDQFRARGIPILAGFPSGHGDPNLTLPLGAQVTLDTARGGLRLDQAVVV, encoded by the coding sequence GTGCCTGCCTTGCGGCCCGGCGCAAGAATTGCGATTGTGGCGCCGGCTTCCGCCGCGCTCAACGCCAGCGACGACGCGGCAGAGTGGCTGGAGGCCCGGGGCTACGTCGCCCAGGTCATGCCCGCCAGCCGCACCCGCCTGAACCCACCGTATGACTACCTGGCCGGCAGCGACGGCGACCGCCTGGCCGACCTGCACGCCGCTTTCGCCGACCCCGACGTGGGGGCGGTGTGGTGCCTGCAAGGCGGCTTCGGGTCGTGGCGCTTGCTGGATCAACTGGATGTCGGGCTATTGCGTCGGCACCCCAAACCTTTTATCGGATATAGCGACATTACGGCCCTGCACCTGGCCATGCAGCGGCATGTGGGCTTCGTGACCTTTCACGGGCCGATGCTGGCGCAGGACCTGCTGGCCGGCAAGCGCGAACCCACGGAATCCAGCGTGCTGGCGATGGTCAGCGGCCAGATGGGGCCGGGCGCCTGGATCGCGCCCCCGCCAGACGCCCTGGCCACCGAATTGGTGCCGGGTGTGGCCAGCGGGCGGCTGGTGGGCGGCAATCTGGCGCTGATCGCCGCCATGACCGGCACGCGCAACGACATCGACACACGCGACGCCATTCTGTTCATCGAAGACGTGAACGAAGCGATCCCCCGCGTGGACCGCCTGTTGGGCCAATTGGCGGCTGTCGGCAAGTTCGACGGCGTGCGCGGTTTGCTGGTGGGCAATTTCACCCGGCTGCGCGGACAGATGGACGACGCCGAAGCGCAAGGCCTGCTGTACCCGCTGATACTTGACCAGTTCCGGGCGCGCGGCATCCCAATACTGGCTGGCTTTCCTAGCGGCCACGGCGACCCGAATTTAACGCTGCCGCTGGGCGCTCAAGTCACCTTGGATACCGCGCGTGGCGGCTTGCGGCTGGATCAGGCAGTGGTGGTTTAA
- a CDS encoding type II toxin-antitoxin system HipA family toxin, giving the protein MARARKHKSVESELFVYVDIRGEAVLAGVLTLDDSDETRFFAEFTYVQSYVRDPRAFALDPLNLPLVDAATTFRTESRYETLGAIFDAAPDAWGRNVMRVDKAGARVTEDEVLLRGRGMGVGALFFSARLLTPNMRKTYRLPEVSQLESLADLLTDIDQGVKPKGLYRDILGSSWDIGGARPKTIVRDEQGEMWIAKFPRQGDSYDRQRVEFANLRMARAVGLTVPDIRLTETHLGAVLLTHRFDRELLPVPEGAAPVVARRHFLSGASLISPSVQIGKRDLDGRQGKATYSYARLADVTRRISSNPVQDLKELYARMVLNVAVHNTDDHLKNVGFLKDEGAHTYRLAPLFDVVTQEGSARHYLHIGTAGRDSTFENCLTEYRRFGLRSEAAARSIVDAVRSVVARRHRYYAAAGMDKDEIALVESTLAAWRVPA; this is encoded by the coding sequence ATGGCGCGCGCCCGCAAGCACAAATCCGTTGAAAGCGAACTGTTCGTCTACGTCGACATCCGTGGCGAGGCGGTCTTGGCCGGCGTGTTGACGCTGGACGACTCCGACGAAACCCGCTTTTTCGCAGAATTCACCTACGTGCAGTCCTACGTGCGCGACCCGCGCGCCTTCGCGCTGGACCCGCTGAACCTGCCCCTGGTCGACGCCGCCACCACGTTTCGCACCGAAAGCCGCTACGAAACGCTGGGCGCCATCTTCGATGCGGCGCCCGACGCCTGGGGGCGCAACGTCATGCGGGTGGACAAGGCGGGCGCGCGCGTCACGGAAGACGAAGTACTGCTACGCGGCCGGGGCATGGGCGTGGGTGCGCTGTTTTTCAGCGCGCGCCTGCTGACGCCCAACATGCGCAAGACCTATCGGCTGCCCGAAGTCAGCCAACTGGAATCCTTGGCCGATCTGCTGACCGACATCGACCAGGGCGTCAAGCCCAAGGGGCTGTATCGCGACATCCTGGGCAGCTCGTGGGATATCGGCGGCGCGCGCCCCAAGACCATCGTGCGCGACGAACAGGGCGAAATGTGGATTGCCAAGTTTCCTCGGCAAGGCGATTCCTATGACCGGCAGCGCGTGGAGTTCGCCAACTTGCGGATGGCGCGCGCCGTCGGGCTGACCGTGCCCGACATCCGGCTGACCGAAACGCACTTGGGAGCGGTGCTGCTGACCCACCGCTTTGACCGGGAACTGCTGCCGGTGCCCGAAGGCGCCGCCCCGGTAGTGGCGCGCCGCCATTTTCTAAGCGGCGCGTCGTTGATCAGCCCATCGGTGCAGATCGGCAAGCGCGACCTGGACGGCCGGCAGGGCAAGGCCACGTATTCCTATGCACGCCTGGCCGACGTGACGCGCCGCATTTCATCAAACCCGGTGCAAGACCTAAAAGAGCTATACGCGCGCATGGTCCTGAACGTGGCCGTCCATAACACCGACGACCACCTGAAAAACGTGGGATTCCTGAAGGACGAGGGTGCCCATACCTATCGGTTGGCGCCGCTGTTTGACGTGGTGACACAGGAAGGCTCCGCCCGCCATTACCTGCATATCGGCACGGCCGGGCGCGACAGTACATTCGAGAATTGCCTGACGGAGTACCGGCGCTTTGGGCTGCGATCCGAGGCGGCCGCGCGCTCGATCGTGGACGCGGTGCGCAGCGTCGTGGCCCGGCGCCACCGGTATTACGCGGCCGCCGGCATGGACAAGGACGAGATTGCTTTGGTGGAATCGACGCTGGCGGCGTGGCGGGTTCCGGCCTGA
- a CDS encoding site-specific integrase produces MPLTLLATLPLLDPNALDTQADAAVRGLMREGSSANTAASYRAAIRYWTAWFELRYGQRFALPLPEAAVIQFVVDHAQRTTDQGLKWELPLALDQELVRLKAKGRLGPPSLNTLLQRLSVLSKAHELHGYPNPCRAAPVRELLAKTRRAYARRGMAPAKKEALTREPLQAMLATCDGSLRGIRDRALLLFAWASGGRRRSEVVCATLENTRRTAEGFLYTLTQSKTNQAGAQRPGDQKPIVGTAAQALEAWLAASGIRQGPIFRRVRRGDVVGEPLAAAAVRAIVLERCKLAGLEGEFSAHSLRSGFVTEAGRQNVPLGDTMAMTGHASVATVMGYFRAGAAAQSPAAHLLDEPEPPAL; encoded by the coding sequence ATGCCATTGACATTGCTGGCCACGCTGCCACTTCTGGACCCGAATGCCCTGGACACACAGGCCGACGCCGCCGTGCGCGGGCTGATGCGCGAAGGCAGTTCCGCCAACACTGCGGCCAGCTACCGCGCGGCCATCCGCTATTGGACGGCCTGGTTCGAACTGCGCTACGGCCAGCGCTTCGCCCTGCCCTTGCCCGAGGCCGCCGTCATCCAGTTCGTGGTCGACCATGCCCAGCGCACAACCGATCAAGGCCTGAAATGGGAGCTCCCGCTGGCGCTGGACCAGGAACTGGTCCGCCTGAAGGCCAAGGGCCGCTTGGGGCCACCCAGCCTGAATACGTTGCTGCAACGCTTGTCCGTCCTGTCCAAAGCGCACGAGCTCCACGGCTACCCCAACCCTTGCCGCGCGGCGCCGGTGAGAGAACTCTTGGCCAAGACACGCCGCGCCTACGCTCGGCGCGGCATGGCGCCCGCCAAGAAGGAAGCGCTGACCCGCGAGCCCCTGCAGGCCATGCTGGCCACCTGTGACGGCTCGCTGCGTGGCATCCGCGACCGCGCGTTGCTGCTGTTCGCCTGGGCCAGCGGCGGCCGCCGCCGCTCCGAGGTGGTGTGCGCGACGCTTGAAAACACCCGCCGCACGGCCGAAGGCTTTCTGTACACGCTGACGCAATCCAAGACGAATCAGGCCGGCGCCCAACGTCCCGGCGACCAAAAGCCCATCGTGGGGACGGCGGCCCAGGCGCTGGAGGCCTGGCTGGCGGCCAGCGGTATCCGTCAGGGCCCGATTTTTCGCCGCGTGCGGCGCGGCGATGTGGTGGGCGAGCCGCTGGCCGCCGCCGCGGTGCGCGCCATCGTATTGGAGCGCTGCAAATTGGCGGGCCTGGAGGGCGAGTTTTCGGCACACAGCCTGCGCTCTGGCTTTGTCACGGAAGCCGGCCGCCAGAACGTGCCCTTGGGCGACACCATGGCCATGACCGGGCACGCCAGCGTGGCCACGGTCATGGGTTACTTCCGCGCAGGGGCGGCCGCGCAGTCGCCGGCCGCCCATCTGCTGGACGAACCGGAACCCCCTGCCCTATAG
- the ydiK gene encoding AI-2E family transporter YdiK, giving the protein MNPRPTVDLARILLLVVILFALMVGSLYVLRPFLPGLIWATTIVVATWPVMRAVQRRCGGRRWAATSIMLLILLFVIVLPLYQVISTLALHSGAIMAAVKSLPDYTLLAPPRWISSIPVAGPRVAEEWQTLSDAGAGGLLARLEPYLTMAARWLLSHAAIVGVFVMHMLVTIIISGILYSQGDAAANFVKRFSNRLAGERGVAAVRLAGAAVRAVALGIVVTAVVQSVLGGVGLWIAGVPAAGILTALMVMLCLAQLGPFLPMLGGVIWLFQNDMKLAAIVLLVWALIVATLDNLLRPLLIKRGVNLSLLLILSGVLGGLVAFGIVGLFIGPVILAVTSTLLKAWIDEVPPPAATAEIPDEPLDAPIASTIDAPIAAPPGSTIEKA; this is encoded by the coding sequence ATGAATCCACGTCCCACGGTTGATCTGGCCCGCATTCTGCTTCTGGTCGTCATTCTTTTCGCGCTGATGGTCGGCAGCCTGTACGTGCTGCGCCCCTTTCTGCCGGGGCTGATCTGGGCAACGACCATCGTGGTGGCGACCTGGCCCGTGATGCGGGCCGTGCAGCGGCGCTGCGGCGGGCGCCGCTGGGCCGCCACCAGCATCATGTTGCTGATTCTGCTGTTCGTGATTGTCTTGCCGCTGTATCAGGTGATCTCGACCCTGGCGCTGCATAGCGGGGCGATCATGGCGGCGGTCAAGAGCCTGCCTGACTACACCTTGCTGGCGCCACCGCGCTGGATCAGCAGCATTCCCGTCGCCGGCCCGCGCGTGGCGGAGGAATGGCAGACGCTGTCGGATGCGGGCGCGGGCGGGCTGCTGGCGCGGCTGGAACCCTACCTGACCATGGCCGCCCGCTGGTTGCTGAGCCATGCCGCCATCGTGGGCGTGTTCGTCATGCACATGCTGGTCACCATCATCATCTCCGGCATTCTTTACAGCCAGGGCGACGCCGCGGCCAACTTCGTGAAGCGCTTTTCAAACCGGCTGGCCGGAGAGCGCGGTGTGGCCGCTGTCCGGCTGGCGGGTGCCGCCGTACGCGCCGTGGCGCTGGGCATCGTGGTGACGGCGGTGGTGCAGTCCGTGTTGGGCGGCGTGGGCTTGTGGATTGCAGGGGTGCCGGCCGCCGGCATTTTGACGGCTTTGATGGTGATGCTGTGCCTGGCGCAACTGGGGCCGTTCCTGCCGATGCTGGGTGGCGTGATCTGGCTATTTCAGAACGACATGAAGCTGGCAGCCATTGTGTTGCTGGTCTGGGCGTTGATCGTCGCCACGCTGGACAACCTGCTGCGCCCCCTGCTGATCAAGCGCGGCGTGAATCTGTCGCTGCTGCTGATTTTGTCGGGCGTGCTGGGCGGCCTGGTCGCCTTCGGTATCGTCGGCCTGTTTATCGGCCCGGTCATCCTGGCCGTGACCTCAACCTTGCTGAAAGCCTGGATCGACGAGGTGCCGCCACCGGCGGCAACAGCGGAAATTCCCGACGAGCCCCTCGACGCGCCGATTGCGTCCACCATCGACGCGCCGATCGCGGCGCCGCCGGGGTCCACAATCGAAAAGGCGTAA
- a CDS encoding RNA pseudouridine synthase translates to MSESTRLAKRLAADLSCSRGDAERYIEGGWVAVDGKTVEEPGARVHPGQTVALLPGAKLEDIKPVTVLVHKPAGTYADNEPGSALDLIIPKNLMPGDRSGRRYLKRMFNGLKLVTPLERAASGLVVYTQEFAISRKLMEEGKLVEQEYVAQVTGKLSDGDLARLQRGMAFEGRAATPMKVSWQNETHLRFALKTPLPGFIEYVCDTAGLQLQALRRIRIGRLPMAGLAAGQWRYRLDYERF, encoded by the coding sequence ATGAGCGAAAGCACACGCCTGGCCAAGCGCTTGGCCGCGGATCTGTCTTGCTCGCGCGGCGACGCCGAACGCTATATAGAAGGCGGATGGGTCGCCGTGGACGGCAAAACGGTGGAAGAACCTGGCGCGCGGGTCCACCCCGGCCAGACCGTTGCGCTGCTGCCCGGCGCAAAGCTGGAAGACATCAAACCCGTGACGGTGCTGGTGCACAAGCCCGCGGGCACCTACGCCGACAACGAACCGGGATCGGCGCTGGACCTGATCATTCCCAAGAACCTGATGCCCGGCGACCGTTCCGGGCGGCGCTATCTGAAGCGCATGTTCAACGGCCTGAAGCTGGTCACCCCGCTTGAGCGCGCGGCCAGCGGCTTGGTCGTGTACACGCAAGAATTCGCCATTTCGCGCAAACTGATGGAAGAGGGCAAGCTAGTTGAGCAAGAGTACGTGGCGCAGGTCACCGGCAAGCTGAGCGACGGTGATTTGGCGCGCCTGCAGCGCGGCATGGCCTTTGAGGGCCGCGCCGCCACTCCCATGAAGGTCAGTTGGCAGAACGAAACCCATCTGCGGTTTGCACTGAAGACGCCGCTGCCCGGTTTCATTGAATACGTGTGCGACACCGCGGGGCTGCAACTTCAGGCCTTGCGCCGCATCCGTATCGGGCGGCTACCCATGGCGGGCTTGGCCGCGGGCCAATGGCGTTACCGGCTGGACTACGAGCGGTTTTAG
- a CDS encoding Rrf2 family transcriptional regulator: MRRDSKLSGVLHVLLHMAEAPGPMTSEDLGRVMQTNPVVIRRIMAGLRDQQLVSSEKGHGGGWTLSCDFNAVTLRDIYEALGSPEIFAMGNRSESPGCLVEAAVNKALDGAFEDAEALLMARFEGVTLAALSKDFHEAMVKQGRRIDLGAVHEH, translated from the coding sequence ATGAGAAGAGACAGCAAACTTTCCGGCGTGCTTCACGTACTGCTACACATGGCCGAAGCGCCCGGCCCCATGACGTCCGAAGACCTAGGTCGGGTCATGCAGACCAACCCGGTCGTCATCCGGCGCATCATGGCGGGTTTGCGCGACCAACAACTGGTCAGCTCTGAAAAAGGCCATGGCGGCGGCTGGACCCTGTCTTGCGACTTCAACGCCGTGACCCTGCGTGACATCTACGAAGCGCTGGGTTCGCCGGAAATCTTCGCCATGGGCAACCGCAGCGAATCGCCCGGCTGTCTGGTGGAAGCCGCCGTGAACAAGGCGCTGGACGGCGCTTTCGAAGACGCCGAAGCCTTGTTGATGGCGCGCTTTGAGGGCGTTACCTTGGCGGCGCTGAGCAAGGACTTCCACGAAGCCATGGTCAAACAGGGACGCCGGATTGATCTGGGTGCCGTACACGAGCATTGA
- a CDS encoding helix-turn-helix transcriptional regulator yields the protein MKKKLEPSFDAAEALVRLGANLRTARLRRAESESVLASRMGVSRATIARLERGDGGVSLALAIEALLQYGYADQVFALGDPEVDGVGKRLDALRRPSRGSSAALHAHRADPSKL from the coding sequence ATGAAAAAGAAGCTCGAACCCAGTTTTGACGCTGCCGAAGCGCTGGTTCGCCTTGGCGCCAACCTACGCACGGCCCGCTTGCGCCGCGCCGAATCCGAAAGCGTGCTGGCCAGCCGCATGGGCGTTTCACGCGCCACCATCGCACGGCTGGAGCGGGGCGACGGCGGCGTATCGCTGGCCTTGGCGATCGAAGCCTTGCTGCAATACGGCTATGCCGATCAGGTATTTGCCCTGGGCGACCCCGAAGTAGACGGCGTGGGCAAGCGGCTGGATGCCTTGCGCCGACCCAGCCGAGGCAGCAGCGCCGCCTTGCATGCGCACCGCGCCGATCCTTCCAAGCTCTAG
- a CDS encoding DNA-binding protein: MATGITENDVWTAADALLMEGARPTIERVRQKIGRGSPNTVSPHLETWFRALGARIKDPGAFAAPAAIPDPVTQAATHFWEAALAEARARQAEDYRKRWEELAEEGERLAAQAEQLQQREIQLLNREQDLQEGLRVATAQLAATEDRLQAAERQLRQRDEQLKQSRGQLEDAQSAVQALLTEAEKMRGLHAQALEALESRHAAHERRWLNELDAERGTAKKLQARLDEAQAASQKQISQHQAALAQAQDARRDADAAAQAARADGQAAQTRHNAALSASQEALASAQSALAAARGNEQALLARLAAADTQSSKLLAQLQQKDEQLATLTRHLMAAAQAAPPSPPTA; this comes from the coding sequence ATGGCCACGGGAATTACCGAAAACGACGTCTGGACCGCCGCCGACGCTCTACTGATGGAAGGCGCGCGCCCCACCATTGAGCGGGTACGGCAGAAGATTGGCCGCGGATCACCCAACACAGTCAGCCCGCACCTGGAAACGTGGTTCCGAGCGTTAGGCGCGCGCATCAAGGATCCCGGCGCGTTCGCCGCGCCGGCCGCCATTCCCGACCCGGTCACCCAAGCCGCTACGCATTTTTGGGAAGCGGCGTTGGCCGAAGCTCGCGCCCGGCAGGCAGAGGACTACCGGAAACGCTGGGAAGAATTGGCGGAAGAGGGCGAACGGTTGGCCGCACAAGCAGAACAGCTTCAGCAACGCGAAATCCAGTTGCTGAACCGCGAACAGGACCTGCAAGAAGGCCTGCGGGTCGCCACGGCGCAATTGGCCGCCACCGAAGACCGCCTGCAAGCAGCGGAACGGCAATTGCGTCAGCGTGACGAGCAACTGAAGCAAAGCCGGGGGCAACTGGAAGACGCGCAAAGCGCCGTGCAAGCCTTGCTGACCGAAGCCGAGAAAATGCGCGGCCTGCACGCGCAAGCGCTGGAGGCCTTGGAATCCCGGCATGCCGCACACGAACGCCGGTGGTTGAACGAATTGGACGCCGAGCGCGGCACCGCCAAAAAGCTGCAAGCGCGGCTGGATGAGGCCCAAGCGGCAAGCCAGAAGCAAATAAGCCAACACCAGGCAGCGCTGGCTCAGGCGCAGGATGCCAGGCGCGACGCCGATGCGGCTGCGCAGGCCGCGCGAGCGGATGGCCAAGCAGCCCAAACACGACACAACGCCGCGCTCAGCGCCTCGCAAGAGGCGTTGGCGTCAGCGCAAAGCGCGCTGGCGGCGGCGCGCGGAAACGAGCAGGCGCTGTTGGCCCGCTTGGCCGCGGCCGACACGCAGTCGTCCAAGTTGCTGGCGCAATTGCAGCAAAAGGACGAGCAACTCGCCACGCTGACACGGCATTTGATGGCGGCGGCGCAGGCTGCCCCCCCCAGCCCGCCGACGGCGTAG
- a CDS encoding SAM-dependent methyltransferase encodes MQASTQPLDFRPQVCRGLPRARFIAVATAMALSLAVAGVATAQTAAMSSASTAQDEYKPDVGQAGKDVIWVPTPQTLVDKMLDMAKVTPQDRLMDLGSGDGRTVITAAQRGLTAQGIEYNPDMVELSRRNAQSAGVADRATFVAADLFQTDLTKADVITMFLLSTINEKLRPTLLQLKPGTRVVSNTFRMGDWEPDASETVTKDCSTYCTALLWIVPAKVEGKWEVDGQTLQLKQQYQMLSGKFGSTDISDARMNGTTIAFTANGVRYTGEVNGKTMSGTAAGKGKWTARRV; translated from the coding sequence ATGCAAGCCTCGACTCAGCCTCTAGATTTCCGCCCCCAAGTCTGCCGCGGCCTGCCCCGGGCCCGTTTCATCGCTGTCGCCACGGCAATGGCGCTATCCCTGGCAGTGGCGGGCGTGGCCACGGCGCAGACCGCAGCCATGTCCAGTGCAAGCACAGCCCAGGACGAATACAAGCCAGACGTGGGCCAGGCCGGCAAGGACGTCATCTGGGTGCCCACGCCGCAAACGCTGGTCGACAAGATGTTGGACATGGCCAAGGTGACCCCGCAGGACCGCTTGATGGACCTGGGCTCCGGTGATGGCCGCACGGTCATCACCGCCGCGCAACGCGGGCTGACGGCGCAAGGCATTGAATACAACCCGGACATGGTGGAGCTGTCGCGCCGCAATGCCCAAAGCGCGGGTGTGGCCGACCGTGCCACCTTCGTGGCGGCGGACCTTTTCCAGACGGACCTGACCAAGGCCGACGTCATCACGATGTTCCTCTTGTCCACCATCAACGAAAAGCTGCGCCCCACCCTGTTGCAGTTGAAGCCCGGCACGCGGGTGGTGTCCAACACCTTCCGCATGGGCGATTGGGAACCGGATGCGTCCGAAACCGTCACCAAGGACTGCTCTACCTACTGCACCGCGCTGCTGTGGATCGTGCCGGCCAAAGTGGAAGGCAAATGGGAAGTGGACGGCCAGACGCTGCAACTGAAGCAGCAGTACCAGATGCTATCCGGCAAGTTCGGGTCAACCGACATCTCGGACGCGCGCATGAACGGCACCACCATCGCGTTCACCGCCAACGGCGTGCGCTACACGGGCGAAGTGAACGGCAAGACCATGAGCGGCACCGCCGCCGGCAAGGGCAAGTGGACAGCCAGGCGGGTGTAG